The genomic interval catGGCCTTGTgcttttatattatacatttgtatTGCTCTTGGccaaaaacaatattttcagTGGATGAATTATCCAAATAAATAGAATCTGCACTCTGTGTCAACCACAGCAGCGATTTAAAGTGAGAAATTGCTGTAAGTTGATCCAGCAGTGAGGTCTGATTAAATGACGGCACTGTATCCACAACATGAAGGCCATGAACTTGTGACTGTGAAGACATCTGCACTCATTCTCTCCTCTGCCCTTTATAATATCAAGGTTAATGCGATGAGTGAATGCCTGCTCTCTGCAAGAATGTGATGCAGACGGAATGAAGAAATCCCTGAGGAGCGGCCTGGATATGCATGATGCAAAGCTCATCCAGCATGCTCAGATATGTGTGCGGACATCTGCCCTGCTCATCAACATGCATGGCTTTAGTCCTGGGGTTTCTGACCTGCCTCCGCAACAATGGAGAGACAGTCTGATCTATAGCACTGGACTGCATTTGCTTTTATTTGCCCGTGAAAGAGAAGCGTTTAAAACTTGCTATTAAAGCTACAAAACAGCAGCCAAACTGGAAGGAAACCTTTCAGAGAGCTTTTCCTGGATAAATGTTTTATGCATCACTTAACATTTAGTGCAAATAAGCTCTTAATTCTTAAATACATCATGTTTCATTGCTGGCTTATTATAGGGAGTGTAATGATTTGCTGGTGTTTATAATTAAGTAATCATCTTAGAGATATATTTTaatgatgtattttattaaatagataTTATTAGGCTagtttgatttttattaaaaaaattttttggttgactgaattttatttatttgtttttgttggcAAACTccaaaacaacacattaatttgataattaattaattaattaattaatttatttatttattaattgatatatttagttagttagttgtatgtttatttatttatgtatttattattctgTGACAACATGAAGAACATGATAAATATATAACTGACAATATAATTTAAGTCTATATAGTAGCTAGTTGTCAAGATACCTCTGGattattgagaaaaaaatatttcattcttCACTTGCATTTAACAGCACTAAAACGGCCCTTCATAGCAAACATTGGTGTAAATATCAGTCGCTGCCTCGTTAGAAAACGCTTCCAAGTTCCTACTGTATATCTGGGGAATAAAGACCTCACAATGCAAAACTTTAGAGTTATAGTGACCTCTTGTGTTCGTGTGTTGTTTTGCAGGTTGTGTGTAAACGCTGAACACGGGTCAGCAAACACAGTAGCGCTTTTACAACTGGCTGAGTAAAATCGGATTTAGTTGAAACAACAATGGGATTGTTGCTGGTTATTGGTTAAAATTGATTAACAGTTTTTAAAACAACACTGAAATTGAGATCACTGTGTgttcaatgttttaaaaatacaaataatacaaaatataatctCATTTCACTAATAGTTAAAGGCTACCATTCAGTTTGGAGAAGAACACGTTTTGTATTATAAATTAGATCTGCAAtcctgacattcattcattcatacgtccatctattcattcatctaatcgttcgtttgttcgttcaccCGTCCACTCATTTGTTGCTTGCCTGCCTGAAAAatctcaaattaattaaaaaaaatgcatgttacatactgtatatagaatAGCTTCTAGaattagaaataaaaatgtagagtattaaatatttttttctttttaaatatgtatttatttgattatttgttttatttgcatggTTATTAAAATTTGAGAACATTAAAAAGGTAAACATGTACAAAATTGGGTCATGGCAAAAAATGATGTAAGTTGGGTTATTCACGaagtttattttattgaataagagttttttttttgtggcatcagggtggcgcagtgagtagcgctgtcgtctcacagcaaggtcactggttcgagccccggctgggtcagttggcatttctgtgtggagtttgcatattctccccgtgttggcgtgagtttcctctgggtgctccagtttcccccagtccaaaaacatatggtatgggtgaattgggtaagctaaattgtccacagtgtatgtgtgtgaataagtgtgtatggatgtttcctagttatgggttgcagttggaagggcatccactgtgtaaaacatatgctggataagttggtggttcattccactgtggcgacccctgattaataaagggactaaaccaaaaagaaaatgaatgaataattgaatgatttttttgctttgtgacagtattaaatgttaaaacagaagCAACTGTTAATCTGATTTCTTAATTCACCATGttcttttttaaaaagctttattaTTAAACAACTTGTTTGCCACTACCCATGCCTTATGGAATGTAACATTTGAGTAAAGTCAATAGaatccttaaagggactttggtaaagTGTAATCATGTTAGCtttagtttaaaaatgtattttgtacatttagcCTACTATTAGCATTTAAGCATCACGTACACAAAACTTACATATTCTTAATTTTTGTTAAGAAATTTTTTTGAAAGAAACATAAATTTTGGTCCTGACCTCAAGGGTTTTGATTTGTAtgcattcatttatgcaaataaataaataatgactccTTGCGCATTTAAACATAGCATTAAAAATTTGTACcaaaaatgtttgcaattttttatataatcattCATCTGGTGAAGTAGCTgcttataaataataattcatttttttattcctaTTCAGTGTCTTACCTTAATAGGGAACCTTATAAACAAAAACAGTTGACGTGTCTACATGTGTATAAAAATCTAATTCAGAAAACAGAATCACTGCATACAAGCCCAGCAGAGACTTTACTTCTAGGGAATCTTGGGGCTTTTAATTTGCAGTTGTCTTCACCCGGAAACACTTGTGTGCTCGAGTCGCTGTCGAGGTTCGGCGCCTGAACGCACTGACATAAAAAGTCGTGGCTCTAAAGTTTTAATTCGAGACTTTTGGAAGCTAAAATACATTAAGAGATGTTTTACCACGTAAGTCAGTGGGCGTTTTACTTTCACGTATCAACTGAGTCGCTGCACTTATTTATGTCCGTCAATGTTTTCTGTGCTTACTGTTGTTTTCACGTTGTTTGTCACAATAGATCTCGCTGGAGCACGAAATTCTCCTCCATCCAAGATATTTTGGACCCAACCTTTTGAACACAGTCAAACAGAAACTGTTCACTGAGGTTGAAGGAACATGTACTGGAAAGTGAGTGACTtattcaatgaatgaataaacgttaTGAGATCTGAGTCTCTAATGCTTGTGTGTTGTTTCCCAGGTATGGCTTTGTTATTGCAGTAACCACAATCGATAATATTGGAGCAGGTGTTATACAGCCTGGCAGAGGTTTTGTGTTGTATCCCGTCAAATACAAAGCCATCGTCTTTCGTCCCTTCAAAGGAGAAGTTGTGGATGCTGTTGTCACTCAGGTTAACAAAGTacggtttgtgtttttattttcagccAACAGCTACCAGAGAAACACAATATACAGTCGAAGCATTGGTGTAATTCATACCTAACCTATGACTTCCAAGTCTTCTGAAACAAAACCTGCAGTCTATGCAAGAAACATTTAGAAAATTAATACAggatgattaataataattattaaaacaataatgcaCACACAAATGTTCATAATTTTGTATGATTTTCTAATTGTTCAGTAGACTGGAGACAATTATTATGCTTCTACTGTGGTTACCAGACCTAACTATACAGTTCAGATAATTTAATTCAGGacatttgtcagatttttgtcCTCAAACAGCTCCAGTGTGTAGTACTTATGTAGCGGCTTAATCATCTTATCCAAAGCTTTTAGTTTTGCTTTGATTCTTAAATGTTGTAGATTGTGAAAACTGTAACCATTCAGCGTAGTGATGTGAAACTGTAATGCAGTCAAGACCTGCCCGGAACTGCTTAAgctgtgtatttatttaaaaataactgcgCATCTTGGgttttatcagccaatcagaatcaagcattcagtaGCCCTGCAGTATAATTACCTTTATTTCACACCCTTGGCAAATGGTCCTCAGAGCTTTTATGTTGGCATAAGATGGTATCAGATTTTCTAGATCTTCAGATAATtactgaagcttttatcacaatCTATGGTATTCTCAAAATTTTGACTTAAGcagtattaaaataattaatcagttttaataacaaatgaaCACTACATTTTTGTGTATTGCATTATTGTACTTAAATGTTCACATTTAACAGATTTTCCAagcaaaataaactgtgaaaGGATTATAAAGTGCATTGGGTAAACTCTTTACTAGATCCCATTTGTTATAGATATTATGTCAGTGTTAGTTTTGAGTAATTTACTGAACTTCATTAGTTagttataaaattttattagagTAATTAGTCATTAAGAATGTAATAACCTAAGATTAAAGAGTAGGGAACAAGtagaactaatgttaacaaacggAGCCTTATTGTTAGGTGCTAATGAACAATAGGACTGGAATGGATCTGAACGTTTTCAATCAATGTCTCGGGCATGTCATTGGCCAgattaatgtgaaaatgtttgctTGACAATAAATAGCCTATTACGTTTTCATGTATTTGGTCCAGTTATTGACACCACTACCATTACAATAATCTGCATATACTAAAATTTTTTCTAATACTTACATAAATAATATGTCAGTGTATTTCTGAAGTGCCCATGAGACCAATATTAGGAATGTTTATTATCAGGATATGTTGCAGTGAACTTGGCACATGTCTAACCGGCACTTTTAAGAGTTAAGAAAACATGCACAGGCAAAACAAACTGAACACTCGTGGCTCCTGACAATACATTAAGGTCTTACAAAGAGAAAGATCACTCTAcatgaaactgaacattattctCTGCTACAGATTTTTCCTGTGTTccttgcattatttatttatttatttatttttttcccaggtTGGACTCTTTACAGAAATCGGTCCCATGTCTTGTTTCATTTCTCGACATGTAGGTTTTtcatagtaaaatataattgtgTAATTGGTAAAAGACATgtttaattaaatcttaaatctgtgttgttttttgtatCTAGTCTATTCCCTCTGAGATGGAGTTTGATCCAAACTCAAATCCTCCATGCTACAAGACAGTCGATGAGGTAGGAttgaatgctattttttttttttttttttttagtttagttgtttttcaacagttttaaataaatattaatatatatatgttttttttttcaacaggacATTGTGATCCAACAAGATGATGAAATTCGACTAAAGATTGTGGGAACTCGAGTGGACAAGAATGATATTGTAAGTATATGCCACTTTTCTCGAATATGTCGACTAATATTAACAGCTATATTTGGATAaataatttcttaattttataaacagtttttaattacTCGTtttatccttttatttattttttactagttTGCCATTGGATCTCTAATGGATGACTACCTGGGTATGTGTTTTCTACGGTTTAAGCTTGAAACTCTTCTTCTTAAATTGATATCAGAACTTTTTCATTAATGCTATTCTTTGAACGATTTTTGTTATGATATCCAGCTTTTGTCTTAATATGTCTCTTACTCTTCTAGGTCTTGTGAGCTGATTCTTCTGCCGTGAATTTGGGAAATATGAGAGTTGTTGCTGTGGTGATGATACATagtctgtgtatatactgtaattaTTTCCCCATTCATTTAgattagttagttttttttttttttccattttctgtttttattgtcTCCTTTTATCCCTATGTTGGTAGTAAAGTTTAAAGTTCAATTTTGGAACCAAATGAAGTTGAATGGGAACAAAGAGTAGCTCAGCAGTGGCTCTACATCACGTGTCAAACTCAGTTGCTGAAGGGCTGCAGCtctgtttagttccaaccctagttaaacacacctgatccaactaattgagtccttcaggcttctTTGAGAGCTTCAGGtaaatgtgttgaagcagggttggaactacactgtgcagagctgcggccctccaggaactgagtttgacacccctgctctacatGACAGAAAGATTTAAtccaggggtgtctaaacttaGTCCTGAAGGACCCAACTTcctccaacacacctgcctgaagtctatacctagaaagagcttgattagctggttcaggtgtgtttaattggagttggaactaaaatattaggacactggccttccaggactgagtttggacacccctgacttaaTCTATAGTGAGGCAGCAGAGAACATAGTATATTAAATATGCCTGTTGAAAGCTCTTGAGCAGGGTTGCCCAAACTATCCTGCATAGtctccttcaacacacctgccttgaagttttttttttacacatagaAAGAGTTTAATCAGCTagttcatgtgtgtttaattggggttggaactaaaatatgcaggacaccggccctccaggatcgagttttgGCACATCTGATCTTGAGCAAATTGACATGTATGTTTTGACTGTAATTATTCATCACTTTGTTTTTAGAGTTCTAAAGTCTCGTTTCTATATAAGAccatttttatcatgtttttgtaTATGTCTGTCTGTACTTATCTACTGCTCCTTTGTAATACAGCACTCACAAAATTTTGAACATGTCTCTGTCTtgtatctttttttaaagaaatgtgttgTGCATAAGTTGTTGATTTTTGCTACTTTTGCAATGTCTGATTACGCATCAAAGAAATCAACTTTGGCAAGAAAATCCATACAAATGGAGCTTCCTAATCATTCCCAAGTTAAAGGATAACCcactgctttttatattttaactgatcaaaaaatgtttatttagcaaTTGTATAAATTCTGAATTTGTTTTAGAAGATTTTTAGAAAAAACTAGAAGATTATGTTTTTTGTAAATGtcctactgaaaaaaatatatcaaaagttTCTGGACCCAAACTATATATAAATTAGCAATGAAATCAAACAAATTCGTTTCAAACTTGTATGAATTCACTGAAACACTAAAGCTTTTGTCGGACAGGGACAAATCTGTTTTCCAAATACTTTTTATAGTGgggaaaaagacatttaaaatatagcTGTGTTTATTATTGATGATCGAGACTATTATACACATAGGTTAAGCAATTTTagcatttattcatgttttaaaagcaaTTTCGCTGATGCTCCCTAATAAATTAAGTGGAGCACGTCCAGCTCTCACTTTGCACCCTTACTGCGTTTTATTTCTGCGACCGAACAGGTCTATACGTCACCAGCGCGCCGCTCGTTCTTCCTTTCTCTCGTCCTGAAGATGGCGGCAGGGGTGAGTAAG from Danio aesculapii chromosome 14, fDanAes4.1, whole genome shotgun sequence carries:
- the polr2g gene encoding DNA-directed RNA polymerase II subunit RPB7 — translated: MFYHISLEHEILLHPRYFGPNLLNTVKQKLFTEVEGTCTGKYGFVIAVTTIDNIGAGVIQPGRGFVLYPVKYKAIVFRPFKGEVVDAVVTQVNKVGLFTEIGPMSCFISRHSIPSEMEFDPNSNPPCYKTVDEDIVIQQDDEIRLKIVGTRVDKNDIFAIGSLMDDYLGLVS